The window CCGTTCCGAGCACGCTTGCCCTGTTTCGTGGTTTCGCGGCGGTGCCGATGGGGCGCCAGTTGTTCACGCCTGCGATCTGCCTGAAGGCGCCCTATTTTTCGAGCATTCATCGCCTGGTGAAGGAAATGCGTGCGCAATACGCCGAAGCGCATATTCGCAAACGCTGCTCCGTCACCAATCATCTGGGCACCGTGTACGCCATTGCGATGTGCAACATGGCCGAACTGGCCGCCGGCATGCTGATGGAAGCCACCGTGCCGGATAGCCATCGCTGGATTCCCAAGGGTATGAGTGTGGAGGTCAGCGACACCGCCGGTCAGACCGTATTCCGCGCATCGATTAAGATGTGGGTGTCCCCGAAGAAGAAGTGAGTCGCAGCTGATGGCGACGCTCAGCGGCCTCTACATCTATCCGGTCAAATCCTGCGCCGCCGTGTCCGTGCAGCAGGTCGGCGTCGAGCCGCGCGGGCTGGCCGGTGACCGGCGCTGGATGATCGTTGATGCCACGGGGCATTTCATCACCGGGCGCGAGCAACCGCGCTTGACGCTGATCCACGCGCACCGGGTGGAATCGGGCTTGACCCTGTCGGCGCCCGGGCAGCCTGAGATCGTGGTGGCGCGGCCAGACAGCGCAGCGGCGCGCGCGCCCGTGGTCGTCTGGCACAGCGAAGTCCAGGCCTTGCCGGCGGCGCCGGAAGCCAGCGAGTGGATCAGCCGCTTCCTCGGCAGGCCGGCACGACTGGCGTACCAGGACGCAGCCGCGCAGCGGCTGATCGGATCGTCGCGCGTTCACCCCGACGACGAGGTGAGCTTCGCGGATGCCTATCCGATGTTACTGATCTCGGAAGCCTCGCTGGCCGGCTTGAATCATCGAATCGGCCGCGAACTGTCGATGCTGCGCTTCCGACCGAACCTGGTCGTCAGCGGCACGTCCGCGCATGCCGAGGACGAGTGGAAGCGCGTGCGCATCGGGGCCGTCGAATTCGATGTGGTCAAGCCCTGCGCACGCTGCAAGTTCACCACGATCGATCCCGAGACTGCGGAGCGCGATCCGCGCGGCGAGCCGCTGCGTACGCTCGCGACCTATCGACGCGTCGGCAGCGAAGTGATGTTCGGCCAGAACCTGGTCGCTCGGAGCGGGGGCGGCTTGCGGATCGGCGACACGGTCGAGGTAATCGAGTAGGTGCCGCGCAGGGCGCAGCATGGTCGCGCGGTTGCCGAGCGATTCGCGCGGTTCTATCCTTCCGCTGTAGACCTCCCCATTCTGACGAGCCGCCGTGACCACAACCGATCCAGCGTCCACATTGACGCAAGACGCCGCGAGCAATGATTCCGTGGTCGAAGATTTCGACTGGATACCCCAGGCGCATGCGATCGTGGCCGATCTGTTCGGGCGTTCGCCGGTGATCTACTGGACCGACCTGTTGCTGAGCGCGGGCGGCGCCTGGGCGCTCACGGTGGTGTATTTCCTGGCCGCGCCGTGGAGTCTGTTGCAGATCGCCGCCTTTCTCGGCGCGAGCATTCTGTTCTTCCGCGCCGGCACCTTCATTCACGAGCTCGTGCATTTCCCGCGCGGCCAGATGCGCAGTTTCGGACGGGTCTGGAACCTGCTGCTCGGCATTCCGCTGTTGATGCCCTGGGTGATGTATCGCAACCACGTCGAGCATCACAGCCCCAAGCGTTTCGGCACGCCGATGGATGGAGAGTATCTGCCGCTGGCCTCCTCGCCGATTCGGGAGACGGTCAAGTATCTGGTGCAGGCGCCGCTGCTGCCGCTATTCATGATCGTCCGCTTCGGCGTGCTGGGACCGCTGTCGCATCTGAATCGCCGGTTTCGCGAATGGGTGCTGACGGCGGCCTCGGCGGCGGTTTCCAATCCCTACTACCGCAAGCGTTTCCCTAAGCGGGACGAACGGCATCTGCTGATCGTGGAAGCCTTATGCTTTCTCTATCTCGCCGCGATCGGCGCCCTGATGTTCACGCACAGGATCAGCCTGGGGCAGCTGCTCATGGGCTATGCCCTGCTGGCCTGGACCTTGAGCCTCAACTGGGTACGCAATCTGGCGGCGCATCGCTATGCCAACCGCGGTGAGGTTCTGAGCCGTTCGCAGCAGGTTGGGGATTCGATCAATATCACCGGGCAGACCTGGCTCACCATGCTGCTGTTTCCGGTGGGTCTGCGGTATCACGCGCTGCATCATCTGTTTCCGTCGATGCCGTATCACAATCTCGGCACTGCGCACCGGCGACTGATGCAGGCGCTGCCGCCGGGCTCGCCGTATCACGCCGTCAACTGCCCCAATTTTTTCGTCGCCGCGCAGCAATTGCTGCGCTCGGCGCTACAGACGCCACCCGCCGCATCGGCGATGCCGGTTTGGCGTCCGGAGTCCCATCACTCTTGAGCGCTTGCGCCTCCGGGCTCACTACGGCGCCGGTCAGCCAGGCCGACACCGCGCCGCCGCCTTGTCTGATCATCAATCCGCTCAGCTTCCGTGTATCACGCAAGGGTCTCGCTGCACGGGCCGCGGCGCTGGCGCGGGCGCTTGGCGCCGAAGTGATCGAGGCCGACCATCCGCGGTCGGTCGATATCGCCCTGAGATCGATCCTGTCGCGTCGCCAACGCCATGTGCTGGTGCTGTCCGGGGACGGGACGGTACACGCCATCGTGGACGCGCTGGCGCGCTTGCCCGAGGGTAGCTGGAAGCCCGATCTGCTGGTATTGCCGGGCGGGCGTACCAATCTCACGGCGGCGGACCTCAAGCCGCAGGGAAACACGCTGGCGGCCCTGGAACGCGCTCTGCGGCAGGCGCGCGAACCGCATTGCGAGATGGTGGTCGAGGAGCGTCACACCTTGTGTGTGGAGCAGGCGCCGGCGCCACCGCGTTACGGTTTCTTTGTCGGCGCCGCGCTGGTCGATGACGTGGTCCGGGAGTGCCAGCTGTTCCGCCATCGCGGTTCGGGGCGGTTGCGCAGCGGACATCTGAGCTCCTTGTGGTGCGTGCTCCGGCTGGGTCTGTCGGCTCTGTTCGGTCGGCCGCGCCTGCCGCCGCGCCCCAGGCTGACGGTCGATGCCGGTCCGGCCGGGTGCATGAGTGCGCCGACCAGCGTGTTCATCGCGACCACCTTGCAGCACCGAACCGGTTGGTTCAATCCGTACGCCGCGCGCGGTGAAGGCGTGTTGCGCGTGACGGTCGTGAAAGCCGGTGCCCCTGGGTTCTGGCTTGGGCTGTGGCGCATCCTCACCGGACGCTTCAAACCGGGCATGACGATCGAGAACGGTTATCTCAGCGGTCGCTGCCCACAGCTGCGGATCAGCGGAATGCGCGGCTACTCGCTCGATGGCGAGGGTTTTGACGCCGATCCGGCGCGACCCCTGAGCATTTCGCCGGGTCCGATCCTGCGGTTCCTGCAACCATGAAGCGCAGCAAGACTCCACCGCTGGTTGCGGCGAGCAGCCGTGGCGCCTGGCCGATGATCGGCGCCTTGGTGCGCGCCTACCCAGGACGCAGCGCGGCGGCGCTGAGCGCGGTCTTCGTTGCCGGGCTCCTGGATGGACTGGGCCTGTCGATGCTGTTGTCGATGCTGGCGGTGGCGACCGACGGCGATACCGCCGATCCGTCCCTGCCGGAGCAGGTCGCGCTGCGTGTTGCCGCAACTCTCGGTCTGCAACCGACCGCTCCGGTACTGCTGAGCCTGGCCACGGTGCTGATCGGACTCAAGGCGGTGCTGAGCCTGCTCGCCAACCGACAGGTCGGCTACGCCGTGGCGCACATCGCCACCGATCTGCGTCTGGCGCTGATTCGCGCGGTCATGGGTGCGCGCTGGAAGTACTACTTGCAGCAGTCGGTGGGGCGGCTGTCGAACGCCGTGGCCACCGAGGCGCAGCGCGCGTCCGAGGCGTTCCAGTACAGCGCCGAAATGTCGGCGATGCTGCTCAATTCGATGATCTACATGGTCATCGCGCTGACGATCTCCTGGCAGGCCGGCGTCGCTGCGGTGGTGGCCGGTGGCCTGATGCTGACGGTGCTGCAGACCCTGATCCGCAGCTCGCGTCGTGCCGGTCAGTACCAGACGCGCCTGCTCGGAACGCTGCTGTCGGCGATCAGCGGACAGCTCGCGGCCGCCAAGCCGCTCAAGGCGATGGCGCGCGAGGATCATGTCGATGCGTTGCTGTCCGACCAGACCCGGCAGCTGCGCCGCGCGCTGCGGCGGCAGGTGATCAGCAAGGAGGCGCTGACGGCGCTGCAGGAACCGCTGCTGGCGATCATGGTCGGCATCGGCTTCTTCCTGAGCCTGGTGGTGCTGAAGATGCCGCTGGCGGCCGTGTTGGTGATGCTGTTCCTGCTGGCGCGCGTGGTCAGCTATCTGTCCAAGGGGCAGCGGGCATTCCAGCAGGTGGTGGTGCGCGAGAGCGCCTACTGGTCGCTGATCGACAGTATCGAGGACGCCCGTGCGCAGAGCGAACCGCGCGGCGGCACGTGGACCGTGCAGTTGAACGAGAGCATCCGTTTCGACGCCGTGCGCTTCAGCCATGGCGACGGCCGCGCGATTCTCGATCAGACGAGCTTCGAGGTGCCGGCACGCGCGCTGACGGTCATCGTCGGTCCGTCCGGCGCCGGCAAGACCACGCTGCTGGATCTGGTGGTGGGCCTGTTGCAGCCGGAATCCGGCCACATCCTGATCGACGGCGTGTCGCTGGCCGAACTCGACCTGCGGCAATGGCGCCGCCAGATCGGCTATGTTCCGCAGGATTCGGTGATGGTCAACGAATCGGTGGCCTACAACCTGAGTCTGGGCGAGACCGACCTGAGCGAGGACGATCTGCGCGAAGCACTGCGTTCGGCCGACGCCCTGGACTTCGTGGAGGCAATGTCGGACGGTCTGCAGACGCGTGTTGGAGAGGGCGGCTCACGCCTGTCCGGCGGGCAGCGTCAGCGTCTGGCGATCGCGCGCGCACTGGTGCACAAGCCGCGCCTGCTGATCCTCGACGAGGCCACCAGCAGCCTCGATGCCGAAGCCCAGGCCGCCGTGGTCGAGACCGTGAGCCATCTCAAGGGCCGGTTGACGATGCTGGCCGTGGCGCATCAGGGCCAGCTGCTCGGCGCGGCCGATCATGTCTATCGGCTCGCGGAGGGGCACATGGTGTTGCAGCCGCAACCGCGCGTTGCCGGCGATGTCGTGGTCGATGACTGAGCCCAGGCCGCGACTGGCGCTGCGTGTGAAGCGCGCCCGTCGGCGCTGGATGTTTCGCGTGATCCGTCAGTTGCTGCGCCTGGCCGGGTTCGAACGGGCACGGAGTCTTGGTGCCGTCCTTGGCGAATTGCAGTTCCACCTGATGTGGCGTTCGCGCCGCCGGCTGCAGAACGATCTGGCCGTGCTGCTCGGCCGGTCTCCCAACGAGTCTGCGGTTCGCGCCTGCCTGCGTCGATCGTATCGCCTCAACAATGGTGCGGTCTCCGAAATCATGGCGATGTTCGAGCGCCCGATCGACGAGGCGCGGCTCGCCGCGCATTGCGAAGTCGGCGGCCTGGAGCACCTGCAGGCGGCGATGGCGGGCGGCCGCGGCGCGATCCTGCTGGCTTCGCACAGCGGCAATGGCCTACTGCTCACCGTGCGTCTCGCCAATGCCGGCTGGCCGGTCAGCGTGGTCTATCGCGAGGCGATCATGATGTCCGCCGGATTCTTCCATGAGGGTCTGGAGCGCTACGGCATCCAGGGCATTCTGGCGAATACCGGGATCAAGGCCTACGGCCAGATGCTCGCTGCGCTGCGGCAGGGCCGCATCGTGTTCCTGATGCTGGACCAGGGCGTCAAGAAAGCCGAGGACGGCACGGTCCAGCGATTTCTCGGCAAGGACATGCCGATGCCCGCAGGACCAGCGCAACTGGCACGCCACGCACGCGCGCCGGTGCTGCCGGTGGCCACCACAGCGGCCTCACCACGCTGGCGTTTCGAGATCGGAACGCCGATCGAGTTCGAGGCCGGAGCCGCACTGGAAGATGATCTGGCGCGATTGGTCGCAGCCACCGAGTCCATGGTGCTCGAACACCCGGAGCTGTGGAGCTGGCACCAGCGGCGCTGGCGCAAGTTCCCGCTGGCTACTTCGGTGTCCGGCGCAGATAGTCCGCGATGACGTCGGCGCCGTGCCGCGACGAGGGCACCTCGCCCTGGCCGGCACCACCGAAGGTTTCTTCGAAGTAGGCCGTTTGCAGTGCTTGGTACTGCGGATGGCTGTCGATCGCCTCTTGCCGGGCATCGTCGAGCCTGTTGAGGTGATCGAGCACCGGACCCAGCGACCAGAAGCGATGGTTTGGATCGTTGTTCCAGGCGCCACCGCCATCGCGCGGTCGCCAGCGCCGTGGCCGGTGTAGATCATGCGTGTGCGCGGCAATCGACCCTTGCGCCGCAGCACCAGCGAAGTCCGTTCCGGGGTAACCAGCGCGTCACAGCCTGACAAATAGTC is drawn from Banduia mediterranea and contains these coding sequences:
- a CDS encoding hotdog fold domain-containing protein; protein product: MSESVPSTLALFRGFAAVPMGRQLFTPAICLKAPYFSSIHRLVKEMRAQYAEAHIRKRCSVTNHLGTVYAIAMCNMAELAAGMLMEATVPDSHRWIPKGMSVEVSDTAGQTVFRASIKMWVSPKKK
- a CDS encoding fatty acid desaturase family protein, giving the protein MTTTDPASTLTQDAASNDSVVEDFDWIPQAHAIVADLFGRSPVIYWTDLLLSAGGAWALTVVYFLAAPWSLLQIAAFLGASILFFRAGTFIHELVHFPRGQMRSFGRVWNLLLGIPLLMPWVMYRNHVEHHSPKRFGTPMDGEYLPLASSPIRETVKYLVQAPLLPLFMIVRFGVLGPLSHLNRRFREWVLTAASAAVSNPYYRKRFPKRDERHLLIVEALCFLYLAAIGALMFTHRISLGQLLMGYALLAWTLSLNWVRNLAAHRYANRGEVLSRSQQVGDSINITGQTWLTMLLFPVGLRYHALHHLFPSMPYHNLGTAHRRLMQALPPGSPYHAVNCPNFFVAAQQLLRSALQTPPAASAMPVWRPESHHS
- a CDS encoding MOSC domain-containing protein gives rise to the protein MATLSGLYIYPVKSCAAVSVQQVGVEPRGLAGDRRWMIVDATGHFITGREQPRLTLIHAHRVESGLTLSAPGQPEIVVARPDSAAARAPVVVWHSEVQALPAAPEASEWISRFLGRPARLAYQDAAAQRLIGSSRVHPDDEVSFADAYPMLLISEASLAGLNHRIGRELSMLRFRPNLVVSGTSAHAEDEWKRVRIGAVEFDVVKPCARCKFTTIDPETAERDPRGEPLRTLATYRRVGSEVMFGQNLVARSGGGLRIGDTVEVIE
- a CDS encoding lysophospholipid acyltransferase family protein, coding for MTEPRPRLALRVKRARRRWMFRVIRQLLRLAGFERARSLGAVLGELQFHLMWRSRRRLQNDLAVLLGRSPNESAVRACLRRSYRLNNGAVSEIMAMFERPIDEARLAAHCEVGGLEHLQAAMAGGRGAILLASHSGNGLLLTVRLANAGWPVSVVYREAIMMSAGFFHEGLERYGIQGILANTGIKAYGQMLAALRQGRIVFLMLDQGVKKAEDGTVQRFLGKDMPMPAGPAQLARHARAPVLPVATTAASPRWRFEIGTPIEFEAGAALEDDLARLVAATESMVLEHPELWSWHQRRWRKFPLATSVSGADSPR
- a CDS encoding diacylglycerol kinase family protein — protein: MSACASGLTTAPVSQADTAPPPCLIINPLSFRVSRKGLAARAAALARALGAEVIEADHPRSVDIALRSILSRRQRHVLVLSGDGTVHAIVDALARLPEGSWKPDLLVLPGGRTNLTAADLKPQGNTLAALERALRQAREPHCEMVVEERHTLCVEQAPAPPRYGFFVGAALVDDVVRECQLFRHRGSGRLRSGHLSSLWCVLRLGLSALFGRPRLPPRPRLTVDAGPAGCMSAPTSVFIATTLQHRTGWFNPYAARGEGVLRVTVVKAGAPGFWLGLWRILTGRFKPGMTIENGYLSGRCPQLRISGMRGYSLDGEGFDADPARPLSISPGPILRFLQP
- a CDS encoding ABC transporter ATP-binding protein; translation: MKRSKTPPLVAASSRGAWPMIGALVRAYPGRSAAALSAVFVAGLLDGLGLSMLLSMLAVATDGDTADPSLPEQVALRVAATLGLQPTAPVLLSLATVLIGLKAVLSLLANRQVGYAVAHIATDLRLALIRAVMGARWKYYLQQSVGRLSNAVATEAQRASEAFQYSAEMSAMLLNSMIYMVIALTISWQAGVAAVVAGGLMLTVLQTLIRSSRRAGQYQTRLLGTLLSAISGQLAAAKPLKAMAREDHVDALLSDQTRQLRRALRRQVISKEALTALQEPLLAIMVGIGFFLSLVVLKMPLAAVLVMLFLLARVVSYLSKGQRAFQQVVVRESAYWSLIDSIEDARAQSEPRGGTWTVQLNESIRFDAVRFSHGDGRAILDQTSFEVPARALTVIVGPSGAGKTTLLDLVVGLLQPESGHILIDGVSLAELDLRQWRRQIGYVPQDSVMVNESVAYNLSLGETDLSEDDLREALRSADALDFVEAMSDGLQTRVGEGGSRLSGGQRQRLAIARALVHKPRLLILDEATSSLDAEAQAAVVETVSHLKGRLTMLAVAHQGQLLGAADHVYRLAEGHMVLQPQPRVAGDVVVDD